The following coding sequences are from one uncultured Desulfobacter sp. window:
- a CDS encoding dynamin family protein: MHRENYMNALREDIVDTITQHLTPVAQRYGYSDMPLETNVKWRPMVLVIGNYSSGKSSLINEFLGAKIQDTGQAPTDDSFTVLTYDDSVPETEGIRVVEQQDGKALLNDPEYPFSTLRKHGQRFAAHFQLKRINSPFLKNLAIIDTPGMLDSISERDRGYDYQEVLGDLAQKAGLVLVLFDAHKAGTVREAYKSIRDTLTAHTSEDRIIFVLNRIDECTTFNDLLRVYGTLCWNLSQITGRKDIPMIRMTYSANAAAVAGNSAVKSPFLPLLENQREDLRQTILQTPLRRLDHLASYLEVHGERLAHYIEAIQAFGLEFQRFRIKKLSIGFLISLLGGGLIAAVTMLGIGVVVPNVLMTVGGIGAAIIMTLWMAFLQKKLELKFRDTRLENIDTLTPVTDQTRKDSWGAIRDLVYRHLKQDKDDYTLYELKLDLFDVQHINDEVSQNIREALSKFRGMSDGDLEKWGTGAPGHQADDKD, translated from the coding sequence ATGCATCGTGAAAATTATATGAATGCCCTTCGGGAAGATATCGTTGATACCATAACCCAGCACCTGACCCCGGTGGCCCAGCGGTACGGTTACAGCGACATGCCTCTGGAGACCAATGTGAAATGGCGTCCCATGGTGCTGGTCATCGGTAATTATTCGTCAGGTAAATCTTCCCTGATCAATGAATTTTTGGGTGCAAAAATTCAGGATACGGGCCAGGCCCCGACAGATGACTCATTCACCGTATTGACCTACGATGATTCTGTGCCGGAGACAGAAGGGATACGCGTGGTGGAACAGCAAGACGGCAAGGCGCTGCTGAATGATCCTGAATACCCATTTTCAACCCTTCGCAAACACGGCCAGCGGTTTGCCGCCCATTTTCAACTCAAAAGAATCAACTCGCCTTTTTTAAAAAATCTGGCCATCATTGATACCCCGGGTATGCTGGACAGTATTTCCGAGCGGGACCGTGGATATGATTATCAGGAGGTTCTTGGCGATCTGGCCCAAAAGGCGGGACTTGTGCTGGTTCTGTTTGACGCCCACAAGGCCGGAACCGTTCGTGAGGCATATAAGAGCATCCGGGACACCCTGACCGCCCATACATCCGAGGACCGGATCATTTTTGTGCTCAACCGAATCGATGAATGCACCACCTTCAATGATCTGCTGCGTGTTTACGGCACTTTGTGCTGGAATCTGTCCCAAATTACCGGGCGAAAGGATATTCCCATGATCCGGATGACCTATTCGGCCAATGCCGCTGCCGTCGCCGGTAATTCTGCCGTTAAGTCGCCGTTTCTCCCATTACTTGAAAATCAGCGGGAGGACTTGAGACAGACCATTTTACAGACCCCCTTGCGCAGACTGGATCATCTGGCATCCTATCTGGAAGTTCACGGTGAGCGCCTGGCCCATTATATTGAGGCGATTCAAGCCTTTGGTCTGGAGTTCCAGCGTTTCCGTATCAAAAAACTGTCCATTGGATTTTTGATCAGTCTTCTGGGTGGCGGTTTGATTGCGGCTGTTACGATGCTGGGGATCGGCGTGGTCGTGCCGAATGTTCTGATGACCGTGGGCGGTATCGGTGCCGCCATTATTATGACCTTATGGATGGCGTTTCTCCAGAAAAAACTCGAATTGAAATTTCGCGACACACGACTGGAAAATATTGATACCCTCACCCCCGTGACGGACCAGACCCGCAAAGACAGCTGGGGGGCTATTCGGGATTTGGTGTATCGGCATTTGAAACAAGATAAAGATGACTATACCCTTTATGAACTCAAACTGGACCTGTTTGACGTCCAGCATATTAATGATGAGGTATCCCAGAATATTCGGGAAGCATTGAGCAAATTTCGGGGTATGTCCGACGGTGATCTGGAAAAATGGGGAACAGGTGCGCCGGGCCATCAAGCCGATGACAAGGATTAG
- a CDS encoding DUF2333 family protein, giving the protein MEEANMDANGGDAVNKKGVLTKILPSKWLVITVLILCVFGYVAWWLWGADWWKAVTAQGGEETHNTQIATHDTHSAVEALTHDTHGTAQDLTHGAPSTHQRAMQKQDSRSTAQHVTDAKHGTSSNTTLNKGVAQNNVPSHTSAAPAAEHGTTHAAKVRTGPRGVAFVGACIQPLDYELNQRFLGWRPNDIIRIADNVKNLQLGVLEVTRRTAVALAENLSRTGSTDAYVPSLELAMNSFMIKPSELMFPSAEGKYQEGLDGWKNYQEMLQRGEARFYRRVDNLVPLLEAYESILGSCDENLVKKPGELSTFKADDTFYYAKGVAIAMGTILEAVALDFDDTIGPDQGMDVLHHTVEALHHASHMDPWIVLEGSPDGIFANHRANMAAPISHARFYLDVLSRSLTGNL; this is encoded by the coding sequence ATGGAAGAGGCGAATATGGATGCCAACGGCGGAGATGCGGTGAACAAAAAGGGGGTCTTAACGAAAATACTTCCATCCAAATGGTTGGTCATCACAGTGCTTATTTTGTGTGTTTTCGGGTATGTCGCATGGTGGTTGTGGGGGGCGGACTGGTGGAAAGCCGTTACGGCACAAGGGGGCGAAGAAACCCATAATACGCAGATTGCGACCCATGACACCCACAGTGCCGTGGAGGCCTTGACCCATGACACGCACGGCACGGCACAGGACCTTACCCATGGTGCACCGTCCACGCATCAACGGGCGATGCAAAAACAGGATTCCCGCAGCACCGCCCAGCATGTGACCGACGCCAAGCACGGCACATCCTCGAACACGACTTTAAATAAGGGCGTTGCGCAAAATAACGTCCCCTCACATACGTCTGCAGCACCGGCAGCGGAACATGGGACCACGCATGCCGCGAAAGTGCGTACGGGCCCACGGGGCGTGGCCTTCGTGGGGGCCTGTATTCAGCCGCTTGATTATGAATTAAACCAAAGATTTTTGGGATGGCGCCCCAATGACATCATCAGGATAGCCGATAATGTTAAGAATTTGCAGTTGGGTGTTTTGGAAGTGACCCGTAGAACCGCTGTGGCCCTGGCGGAGAATCTGTCCCGGACCGGTAGCACCGATGCCTATGTGCCCAGCCTGGAATTGGCCATGAACTCTTTTATGATTAAACCCTCCGAATTAATGTTTCCATCGGCGGAGGGCAAATATCAGGAGGGGTTGGATGGATGGAAAAACTATCAGGAGATGCTGCAAAGGGGGGAGGCCCGGTTTTACCGGCGTGTGGACAACCTGGTGCCGCTGCTCGAGGCCTATGAAAGCATTTTGGGCAGCTGCGATGAAAATCTGGTCAAAAAACCTGGAGAGCTCAGTACTTTTAAGGCAGATGATACCTTCTACTATGCAAAAGGCGTGGCCATTGCCATGGGGACGATCCTTGAGGCGGTGGCACTGGATTTTGACGACACCATCGGACCGGATCAGGGTATGGATGTACTTCATCACACGGTTGAAGCCCTTCATCATGCCTCGCACATGGATCCTTGGATTGTGCTGGAGGGCAGTCCGGACGGCATATTTGCCAACCATCGGGCCAACATGGCAGCGCCTATCAGCCATGCCCGCTTTTATCTGGACGTATTGTCCAGGTCATTGACCGGTAACCTGTAA
- a CDS encoding succinate dehydrogenase/fumarate reductase iron-sulfur subunit — MEEKFINLTLKVWRQKQGEKKGKIETYQAKHISTDASFLEMLDIVNDDLTVKGIEPIAFDHDCREGICGMCGQVVNGYAHGYEKGTTLCQFHMRRFKDGDTVFIEPFRAKAFKVIKDLVVDRSAFDKIIQAGGYITAKAGGAPEANNLPITYETCDLSMSAAECIGCGACVAACPNASAMLFVSAKISHLALLPQGRPEAAKRALAMVRTMDSCGFGNCSNERECENSCPKNISITNIARLNREFLSAGVCSTAM; from the coding sequence ATGGAAGAAAAATTCATTAATCTGACCCTGAAGGTATGGCGCCAGAAACAGGGCGAGAAAAAAGGTAAAATCGAGACCTATCAAGCCAAACACATTTCCACTGACGCCTCTTTTCTTGAAATGCTTGATATCGTAAATGATGATCTCACCGTTAAGGGTATCGAGCCCATAGCCTTTGATCATGACTGCCGTGAGGGTATTTGCGGTATGTGCGGCCAGGTTGTAAACGGGTATGCTCACGGGTATGAGAAAGGCACTACCCTTTGCCAGTTTCACATGAGACGTTTCAAAGATGGCGACACTGTATTTATCGAACCCTTCAGGGCAAAAGCGTTTAAGGTAATCAAAGACCTTGTTGTTGACAGAAGTGCCTTTGACAAAATTATCCAGGCCGGCGGTTATATCACTGCTAAAGCTGGTGGTGCTCCCGAAGCAAATAATTTACCGATTACCTATGAAACTTGTGACCTTTCCATGAGTGCAGCAGAATGTATTGGTTGCGGCGCATGTGTTGCTGCATGCCCGAATGCTTCTGCAATGCTTTTTGTCAGTGCCAAGATTTCCCATCTTGCTCTGCTTCCCCAGGGTAGACCTGAGGCTGCAAAACGCGCTCTGGCAATGGTAAGAACTATGGACTCTTGTGGTTTCGGTAACTGCTCAAATGAGAGAGAGTGCGAAAACTCATGTCCTAAAAACATCTCCATTACCAATATTGCTCGCTTGAACAGAGAATTCCTGTCCGCAGGCGTGTGTTCTACAGCGATGTAA
- a CDS encoding fumarate reductase/succinate dehydrogenase flavoprotein subunit: MQLNSNVPSGPLETKWERYKFDLKRVNPANKRKFEIIVVGTGLAGGSAAATLADLGYHVKNFCIQDSPRRAHSIAAQGGINAAKNYPGDGDSIWNLFYDTIKGGDYRAREANVYRLAENANKIIDHCVATGVPFAREYGGLLANRSFGGSQVSRTFYARGQTGQQLLLGVYGQLSRQIGLGGVEMYSRRDILDIVIVDGCARGVVCRNLVTGEIESHSAHAVVLATGGYDNVYFLTTSGMHSNVSACWAAYKKGAAFANPCYTQIHPTCITVHGDYQSKLTLMSESLRNDGRVWAPIKKGDTRSPDQIPENERDYYLERKYPSFGNLVPRDVASRNAKIACDEGRGVGNTGLAVYLDFTDAIKRDGEDVIRAKYGNLFQMYEKIQDEDPYKVPMKIYPAIHYVMGGTWVDYNLMTTRDGLFCLGGANFSDHGANRLGASALMQGLSDGYFVLPYTIGGYLATQSLADVNTSHQAFKDSEKQLTEKLDKLMNINGKRTVDDIHKELGLIMWDYCGMARNDAGLKTAISKIQALRAEFWENVDVTGSSKDFNQTLEKGYRLADYLEFGELLARDALMRTESCGGHFREESQTEENEAKRDDDNFCHAAAWEYAGEGKDPIRNEEPLVFENVKLTQRSYK; this comes from the coding sequence ATGCAATTAAATTCCAATGTTCCGTCAGGTCCTCTCGAGACCAAATGGGAAAGATATAAATTTGATTTAAAGAGAGTCAATCCTGCAAATAAGAGAAAATTTGAAATCATCGTTGTTGGTACAGGTCTCGCCGGCGGTTCAGCAGCGGCAACTTTGGCCGATCTTGGGTACCATGTAAAGAATTTCTGCATCCAGGACAGCCCGAGAAGAGCCCATAGTATTGCTGCACAGGGTGGTATCAACGCAGCAAAAAACTATCCTGGTGACGGTGACAGTATCTGGAACCTCTTCTACGATACAATCAAGGGCGGTGACTACCGTGCAAGAGAAGCTAACGTCTACCGTCTAGCCGAAAATGCCAATAAGATTATTGACCACTGTGTTGCCACAGGTGTTCCCTTCGCCAGAGAATATGGCGGGCTTCTTGCCAACCGTTCTTTCGGTGGCTCCCAGGTATCACGTACATTTTATGCCAGAGGGCAGACGGGACAGCAGCTGCTTCTTGGTGTTTACGGCCAGCTAAGCCGTCAGATCGGCCTTGGCGGTGTGGAAATGTACTCCAGGCGTGATATCCTTGACATCGTTATCGTCGACGGTTGCGCCAGAGGTGTTGTCTGCCGTAACTTGGTGACAGGTGAAATCGAAAGCCATTCAGCCCATGCCGTAGTTCTGGCCACAGGTGGATATGACAATGTATACTTTCTGACCACCAGTGGTATGCACTCCAATGTCTCTGCATGCTGGGCCGCTTACAAAAAAGGCGCTGCATTCGCCAACCCTTGTTACACCCAGATCCATCCCACATGTATTACCGTGCATGGAGACTATCAGTCTAAACTGACGCTGATGAGTGAGAGTCTTAGAAATGACGGTAGAGTCTGGGCCCCAATCAAAAAAGGCGATACCCGCAGCCCCGATCAAATTCCTGAAAACGAAAGGGATTACTACCTGGAACGTAAATATCCAAGTTTCGGTAACCTGGTTCCCCGCGATGTGGCATCCCGTAATGCAAAAATTGCATGCGACGAAGGAAGAGGCGTTGGAAATACCGGCCTTGCTGTATATCTTGATTTTACCGATGCGATCAAACGTGACGGCGAAGATGTCATCCGTGCTAAATACGGCAACCTCTTCCAGATGTATGAAAAGATTCAGGACGAGGATCCGTACAAAGTTCCCATGAAGATTTACCCGGCCATCCATTATGTAATGGGCGGCACCTGGGTTGATTATAACCTGATGACAACCCGTGACGGACTTTTCTGTCTCGGCGGTGCCAACTTCTCCGACCACGGCGCAAACCGTCTTGGTGCAAGTGCATTGATGCAGGGCCTTTCAGACGGATACTTTGTTCTGCCCTATACCATCGGCGGATACCTGGCAACCCAGTCCCTGGCTGATGTAAACACTTCTCACCAGGCGTTTAAAGATTCAGAAAAACAGCTGACTGAAAAATTAGACAAGCTGATGAACATTAACGGTAAGAGAACTGTTGATGATATTCATAAAGAGCTTGGTCTGATCATGTGGGATTACTGCGGTATGGCCCGTAACGACGCTGGCCTGAAAACAGCAATTAGCAAGATTCAAGCACTTCGCGCAGAGTTCTGGGAAAATGTTGACGTTACAGGAAGCAGCAAAGATTTTAACCAGACTCTGGAAAAAGGTTACAGACTTGCTGATTACCTTGAATTCGGTGAACTTCTGGCTCGCGATGCGTTGATGCGTACAGAATCTTGCGGCGGTCACTTCAGGGAAGAGTCCCAGACAGAAGAAAACGAAGCCAAGAGAGATGATGACAATTTCTGCCATGCAGCTGCCTGGGAATATGCGGGTGAAGGTAAAGACCCGATCCGGAACGAAGAGCCACTTGTTTTTGAGAATGTGAAATTAACCCAAAGGAGCTACAAGTAA
- a CDS encoding AAA family ATPase: MAKRHTKEKIYIALPEEAIHKIESMVDTWTYDTKAFVRSRLNQYRPPSPLISLLKNFLFFIFFMKTKQKRMNVLNNPQILTDWKKRFLYSGEINPAASWNRIIEKELTKAEYHYLIAVLDRELTDLHVPVELENIFEKIYRVHIRKEHLEDPDVPKAPIMLIEGTSGSGKSATAREALEKVVFRNQVIPTVDWRKKRDEILGGYGLFTQLEDVDPEFAMQIAKKRRTDFYLRLAKIPILKQIFRKRIMHNLTDFEDLGIVVDMSVITPNDYQTALSGEPGNYFKRAMGHPKVTSIRHIEEAHSAFGKSGSGSESGGGGGEKQQRTLIDTSNIVLDEIIDGRRDCFIIATTDQSHRFDSAIYRRFIEKGVIIDISKYWMNRDNLKKIITLEIRRYQIPTRFNPDSEQLDDAADKIYTIFRERSLKITPAYVRKLIESITSIQGDFILEFLDDPVLIRKAFQLVAKNVYGELYTKVVDQMDRNLNWEKYVGDIKDKFSEMANNCFHYGVSEDKGVVLTGPPGSGKTYLVRTWLSSNSNVHDIATSPSALQDPSSPVHGAVSNLEKVYDIAKMIAPTVIFFDEGDALAPRRSGTGGHPSDALTNKFLNIIDGEIPLNKVFTVLTTNRLDILDPALIRSKRLKTLDISGHMRQKDVFEIIKKQFETVPHPRKFGVEKIIETAQGICNTPADYTSFTEKAIALCTTEFKVLLKLRDLKSSTRDEKYNFVKLNFKTVIGILDALKAPPLIKSKIKTDLKNFVEHYDKILENVNHITREEDYPIVLEHLESARREISQSPVRKGTIQLNEFLETELSQEPQVGFIIGVGANDMTGMLLPIATSLTGRVENAPIIVTGAVATPSAETSQMDMAVKMTNQSAQEALTMVKNYIQGLSPDISIPWLVGDFLQRYSIHHQLLSASYNVGGPSAGYALALNTLSVLLQIPLCIDFGITGAPWTKGVKKDEIGGSVIIGGHRKKTEKVLLYLRRMYMPLQNYQDLEPEFLIGYWQRDKDILAVTHFADLMPEVLFLDETHNKMREDLIEKRIKYKTEKYYDAEHTANLKEDIAQVKKNMRKRAEDEILKRVNAIRCYLQDPEREKYISHEKIFQTYIEASCRKGIDRRI; encoded by the coding sequence ATGGCTAAACGACATACAAAGGAAAAGATATATATCGCCCTGCCCGAAGAGGCCATACATAAAATTGAATCCATGGTAGACACCTGGACGTACGACACCAAAGCGTTTGTCAGATCCAGGCTCAACCAGTACAGGCCGCCCTCCCCCCTGATCTCATTGCTGAAAAATTTTTTATTTTTCATCTTTTTCATGAAAACAAAACAAAAACGGATGAATGTCCTCAATAACCCCCAGATTCTCACGGACTGGAAAAAACGATTTCTATATTCAGGGGAGATCAATCCTGCGGCCTCCTGGAACAGGATCATTGAAAAAGAGCTGACAAAGGCTGAATACCATTACCTTATAGCCGTTCTGGACAGGGAATTGACCGATCTTCATGTGCCTGTGGAATTGGAAAATATCTTTGAAAAGATATACAGAGTTCACATCCGAAAGGAACATCTGGAAGACCCGGATGTTCCCAAAGCCCCCATCATGCTCATTGAGGGGACTTCGGGGTCGGGCAAGAGCGCCACGGCAAGAGAAGCATTGGAAAAAGTGGTGTTTAGAAACCAGGTCATCCCCACGGTGGACTGGCGAAAAAAACGGGATGAAATTTTAGGCGGCTACGGTCTGTTCACCCAGCTTGAGGATGTGGACCCTGAGTTTGCCATGCAGATTGCAAAAAAGAGGAGAACCGACTTTTACCTGCGTCTGGCCAAAATTCCCATTCTCAAACAAATTTTCAGAAAACGGATCATGCATAATCTGACGGATTTTGAAGATTTGGGTATTGTGGTGGACATGTCCGTCATCACACCCAACGATTACCAGACCGCCCTGTCCGGAGAGCCGGGCAACTATTTCAAGCGGGCCATGGGCCACCCCAAGGTCACGTCAATCCGACACATTGAAGAGGCCCATTCGGCCTTTGGAAAATCCGGTTCCGGCTCCGAAAGCGGAGGTGGCGGCGGCGAAAAACAGCAAAGGACCCTGATAGACACCTCCAACATTGTCCTGGATGAAATCATTGACGGAAGACGGGATTGCTTTATTATCGCCACCACGGACCAGTCCCATCGGTTTGATTCAGCCATTTACCGCAGATTTATTGAAAAAGGTGTGATCATCGACATCTCAAAATACTGGATGAACCGGGACAACCTTAAAAAGATCATCACCCTTGAAATCCGGCGATACCAGATCCCCACCCGGTTTAACCCGGATTCGGAACAACTGGACGATGCCGCAGATAAAATCTATACCATTTTCCGGGAAAGAAGCCTGAAGATCACCCCGGCCTACGTTAGAAAGCTCATTGAATCAATCACCTCCATACAGGGGGATTTTATCCTGGAATTTTTGGATGATCCCGTTTTGATCCGAAAGGCCTTCCAGCTGGTGGCCAAAAATGTGTATGGAGAACTTTACACCAAGGTGGTTGACCAGATGGACCGGAACCTGAACTGGGAAAAATATGTGGGCGACATCAAAGATAAGTTCTCAGAGATGGCCAACAACTGCTTTCACTACGGGGTCAGCGAAGACAAGGGTGTTGTGCTCACAGGGCCGCCGGGATCGGGTAAAACCTATCTGGTCAGGACCTGGCTCTCCTCAAACAGCAATGTCCATGATATTGCCACAAGCCCCTCGGCGCTCCAGGACCCGTCAAGCCCTGTGCACGGTGCCGTATCCAACCTCGAAAAGGTGTATGATATTGCAAAAATGATCGCACCCACGGTGATATTTTTTGACGAAGGGGATGCCCTGGCCCCAAGACGAAGCGGAACCGGCGGCCACCCGTCGGATGCGTTGACCAACAAATTTTTAAATATTATTGACGGTGAGATCCCCTTAAACAAGGTATTTACCGTTTTAACCACCAACCGGCTGGACATCCTGGACCCTGCCCTGATCCGGTCAAAAAGACTGAAAACACTGGATATATCAGGACACATGCGACAAAAGGATGTGTTTGAAATCATCAAAAAGCAGTTTGAAACGGTTCCCCACCCACGCAAATTCGGGGTGGAAAAAATAATAGAAACCGCCCAGGGGATTTGCAATACCCCGGCAGATTACACATCATTTACGGAAAAGGCCATTGCCCTTTGCACCACTGAATTTAAAGTGCTGCTCAAACTTCGGGATCTTAAATCCTCAACCCGGGACGAAAAATATAATTTTGTCAAACTCAATTTTAAAACCGTCATCGGTATTCTTGATGCCCTTAAAGCCCCGCCCCTGATCAAATCCAAAATCAAAACAGACCTGAAAAATTTTGTGGAGCATTACGATAAAATCCTGGAAAATGTGAACCATATTACCCGGGAAGAAGATTATCCCATTGTTTTGGAACATCTGGAATCCGCAAGAAGGGAGATCTCCCAAAGCCCGGTGCGCAAAGGAACCATCCAGCTCAACGAATTTTTAGAGACCGAGCTGAGCCAGGAACCCCAGGTCGGCTTTATCATCGGCGTTGGCGCCAATGACATGACCGGTATGCTGCTGCCCATTGCCACCAGCTTGACCGGCAGGGTTGAAAATGCACCGATCATTGTCACCGGGGCCGTGGCGACGCCTTCGGCCGAGACCTCCCAGATGGATATGGCCGTCAAAATGACCAATCAGTCGGCCCAGGAGGCCCTGACCATGGTAAAAAACTATATCCAGGGTCTAAGCCCGGACATCAGCATTCCCTGGCTGGTCGGTGATTTCCTCCAGCGCTATTCCATCCACCATCAGCTCTTATCCGCATCCTATAACGTCGGAGGACCCTCCGCCGGGTATGCTTTGGCGTTGAACACCTTGTCGGTATTACTTCAGATCCCCCTTTGTATTGACTTCGGCATCACCGGTGCCCCCTGGACCAAAGGGGTCAAAAAAGATGAAATCGGCGGTTCGGTTATCATCGGCGGACACCGTAAAAAAACGGAAAAAGTACTGCTCTATCTTCGAAGAATGTACATGCCCCTGCAAAACTACCAGGATCTTGAGCCTGAATTTCTCATCGGCTACTGGCAGCGGGACAAAGATATTCTTGCCGTAACCCATTTTGCAGACCTCATGCCCGAGGTGCTGTTCCTGGATGAAACCCATAATAAGATGCGTGAAGATTTAATTGAAAAGAGAATAAAATACAAAACGGAAAAATACTACGACGCTGAGCACACGGCCAACCTGAAAGAAGATATTGCCCAGGTCAAAAAAAACATGAGAAAACGGGCCGAAGACGAAATACTTAAACGGGTCAATGCGATCCGGTGCTATCTACAGGACCCGGAGCGGGAAAAATATATTTCCCACGAAAAAATATTTCAAACTTATATTGAGGCAAGTTGCCGCAAAGGGATCGACAGGCGCATTTAA
- a CDS encoding DUF294 nucleotidyltransferase-like domain-containing protein produces MRQDYFSFLSKIEPFSFLPEQEINYIADSIQVERHSKKKILFRQGTSKMDKIYILREGSAERFYEDIYKNLVTVALNTGDVFGGVSILLNESVAIRSLEIDENTSFYTLPGNLFSALCDKYEDFKYHFTNRFGKRTLAKTDTTCMCGERIDKEQSLQFFSNSISSVIRRNVLFCGAANTIKDAAILMKQHRCSSILIKQDGKFIGIATDQDFRNRVVAANLKITNPISDIMSYPLISISDHASVFEAFLKIMKSGIKHLAITNNDDTAIGVISNSDLINAQGKLPFLFIKDINQAGSYNEIAQKQKQLPQSISTLINEGAKAQNINNFVTAITDAILDKLIKLAIQEIGEPPVRFAFMVMGSEGRKEQTLKTDQDNAIIYEDVNDQDKDSVNRYFLKLGEHVCNMLDKTGYAFCKGNIMAKNPKWCRPVSTWYKYFKEWIYNASPETLLKTSIFFDFRFGYGDISLVNELRTTLFNFLDNRSIFFRYMAENTCQFRVPVGFLGKFIVESKGLFKNTFDIKKPMMIVVDFARTYALQNNIAATNTMERLELLYKKNVINESDYNDISHSYSYMMNLRFMNQIHGIINEGKAPDNHINPKKLSRIEQQTLKEIFKKIEKRAKLQQEFLTVM; encoded by the coding sequence ATGCGTCAGGACTATTTTTCGTTTTTATCAAAAATCGAACCTTTTTCCTTTTTACCCGAACAAGAGATTAATTATATCGCAGATTCAATTCAAGTTGAACGTCATAGCAAGAAAAAAATACTATTTCGCCAGGGCACGTCAAAAATGGACAAAATATATATATTAAGAGAGGGATCTGCAGAACGCTTTTATGAAGATATATATAAAAACTTGGTCACTGTTGCCTTAAATACAGGAGATGTTTTTGGCGGCGTATCCATTCTCTTGAATGAATCTGTTGCCATCAGATCTTTGGAAATAGATGAAAACACCTCTTTTTATACCTTGCCTGGGAACTTATTTTCAGCGTTATGTGATAAGTATGAGGACTTTAAGTATCATTTCACCAATAGATTTGGGAAAAGAACCCTTGCTAAAACCGATACAACTTGCATGTGCGGGGAAAGAATAGACAAAGAACAATCTTTGCAGTTTTTCAGTAACTCCATATCAAGCGTGATAAGACGCAATGTACTTTTTTGCGGCGCGGCCAATACCATAAAAGATGCTGCCATTTTAATGAAACAGCACCGGTGCAGCTCCATTCTAATCAAACAGGACGGCAAATTTATCGGCATCGCCACGGATCAGGATTTCAGAAATAGAGTTGTGGCGGCAAATTTAAAAATCACAAATCCCATCTCAGATATCATGTCTTATCCGCTCATCAGCATATCGGACCATGCAAGCGTATTTGAAGCATTTCTCAAAATCATGAAATCCGGCATAAAGCATTTAGCCATCACCAATAATGATGATACGGCAATCGGTGTAATTTCAAACAGCGATCTTATCAATGCCCAGGGAAAACTGCCCTTCTTATTTATAAAGGACATAAACCAGGCAGGGTCCTATAACGAGATCGCACAAAAGCAAAAGCAGCTTCCCCAAAGTATATCCACCTTAATCAATGAGGGCGCCAAAGCACAAAATATAAATAATTTTGTAACGGCAATAACCGACGCAATTTTAGACAAGCTGATCAAATTGGCCATACAGGAGATCGGAGAGCCCCCTGTGCGGTTTGCGTTTATGGTGATGGGCAGTGAAGGCAGAAAAGAGCAGACCCTTAAAACAGACCAGGATAATGCGATTATTTATGAGGATGTAAACGACCAAGATAAGGACTCAGTAAACAGATATTTTCTGAAATTAGGCGAACACGTATGCAACATGCTTGATAAGACTGGATATGCTTTTTGCAAAGGCAATATTATGGCCAAAAATCCGAAATGGTGCCGGCCTGTTTCTACGTGGTACAAGTATTTCAAAGAGTGGATTTATAACGCAAGTCCGGAGACGCTCCTCAAGACAAGTATTTTTTTTGATTTTCGTTTCGGATATGGGGATATCAGCCTGGTAAATGAACTGAGAACAACGCTGTTTAATTTCTTGGACAACCGGAGTATTTTTTTTAGATATATGGCTGAAAACACATGTCAATTCAGAGTTCCCGTGGGCTTTTTGGGTAAATTTATTGTCGAATCCAAAGGCCTGTTTAAAAATACCTTTGATATAAAAAAACCCATGATGATTGTGGTGGATTTTGCAAGAACATATGCCCTTCAAAACAACATAGCGGCCACAAACACAATGGAACGACTGGAGTTGCTGTATAAAAAGAATGTCATAAACGAATCCGATTACAACGATATAAGCCATTCTTACAGCTATATGATGAATTTAAGATTTATGAATCAGATACACGGCATCATCAATGAAGGCAAGGCCCCCGATAATCATATTAATCCTAAAAAATTATCAAGAATAGAACAGCAAACCCTGAAAGAGATATTCAAAAAAATCGAAAAAAGGGCAAAACTGCAACAGGAATTTTTAACCGTCATGTGA